The following nucleotide sequence is from Coffea eugenioides isolate CCC68of chromosome 3, Ceug_1.0, whole genome shotgun sequence.
TGGAATTGTTCAACACTAccaatcttgattttggttttatTAAAGCTTTCAAGTGCGTTTCTTATTTTGAGAACTTGCTGCCTGTAAGGAGTTATAACCCCGATGTCTTCCTCATGAAGCCCTTTATCATCAATCAAATGAATAATGATATCAACTACCTTGCTGGCCTCAATTCTGTTAAACCATGACGGATTACTCCCTTCCCTCTCATCACAACCCTGGATACCAAAGAAAAGCAAAGGGAAGTTCTGGTCAGGTAGTAGGTCCAATAATGGCAGTATAAAGTTTCCATCATTTTCTTTGCATGAGATCAAATCGCCCCCATAAAACAAGGTTGATGGAAGGTACAGAATTTTTGGATGAGACCGATAGTTTCGAACCAATTTGGTAATATAGCTTCTATTCCCATCATTATATAACTGACATTCGAACAGCCTTTCCAAGTATGATCTTCCCAATCCATAACTCTCAGCAATTTTCGAGTAGATTACAGGACCAAGCTGCTTTGGGTCCCCGGCAAGTACAACTACTGCTTTCTTTTGATAAAGGTGGGCAAGAGGAACCATCGTCTCAGGTTCTGAAGCTTGGCCTGCTTCATCTAAAAAAATGTGAGAGAAGTGGCCTCGCTTGATGCCTTCTGCATATAGGAGTGAGGCACTTGTATATGTTGATACAATAATCCTATATTGCCTGAGCCTACTCAATATGGGACACCTGAAAACAGCATCTTCAATACAGCAATAGTCTTTGTAGTTTTGATCAACATCCTCTATAAGACGTGTAGTTGCATTCAGCCTGAAGATATCATTTTTCAGAATTTGGACTGCCTCCTCAGTTATAAGTTTCTCAAGAATATAGTCCGCAGCACTGTTTGAAGGTGCACAGACTAGAATTCGAGTATGTTTGCGCTTAGCATAAAGTTGGAGGATGGCTTCTATTAGAGTCATTGTTTTACCAGTACCTGGAGGTCCATGAATTACGTAAGGAGACCCTCCCCTGCAGCCAAGGATCATCTCAATGGTGCTACTTTGCTCTGGATTAAGCATACAGGATATAGGCACCAGTGAAGTTGGTTGAATTAGTCTTGCTTGATGGGATACAGACGGGAAGAGAAGTTCCATCTCCAAAGTTTCTGCAGCTTTGATGGCTTGATATAACATTCTCACACGAGTACGGTTGTACGTGAACTGCACATCATAAAGATTTCCAGGCCTATGATCTGAGTGGAAATCATCCCGAAACCTCAGATAAACCTCTTCAGCCTCAACACGGTAAATATAACCCTGTTCAAATAACCATTCAAAGTTTGAGCTATCTGGATGCAAGTTCGGAGCATTTAATCAAACACAGAAAGTACCAGATGTTGCATGTGTTCACATATTGGAGAATGAGAAGCCACCACTATCTGCGGTGTCACAAACATAACAAATTTTTTAACGCCAATCAACACACTCTATGTCTCTAAGTGATAACTCTAATCAAGACAGGCTATGAGAATTTTCAAGTAGTTGCTAAATTTACAAAATCTCCAACACATATTTGTCTCTGGTCTGAAGGCAATTTAAATGAGCTGGATCATCTCCAAAAATTCTTAATAAATTTTGAGCATTAAATCCTAGGTACCGCAATATCCTTTAAAAAATACTTGAAAATATAATCGTCAAGTAAATCCAGCATAGTAAATAATCATGTGAAAATTCAGCATACTTGATAAGGGGGGGTATTGGTTGCATGAACTGAGGAAGGTCTAGCAAATACACAGTCTCCATAAACAAGCGAAGGCCTTCTCTCTGCTAGTCCTGGGACACTGAGGCATAAAAATTGGAATCCCTTACTTGTCATAGTAACACTCTCCATGTCAAAGTCCCTCATGTCCTCctgaagaaaataaagaaaatgcatcaaCACCAACCACATGAACAATATATTAGCGTTTGTTGAAGCAAAAAAAACAATTTATTAGCATAAAATATTTGGATTCAGACCTCCATTTTGATCTCTTCTAGGGCTAGCAAGGTCTGAAAGTATGCAAAATAATTCTCTTTTGTCAGACCATCTCCTAGAGCATCAGGGATTTGCTGCTGCTCAATCAAGTTCCTAATGTGCTGTGGAACTGGATATGCATGGAGCCTGTATCTGAACCCTCGGTTTGGAGACCTTATAGGACGCGAGCCCCCAATAAATGGTTCAGCAGAAAACACTTTGGTGACTGAGTGCTTTTTCTTCCTGATTCTGTTAAATGGCCTGCTAGAAGCCAAAAATTGGGATACCTTATCTTCAGCCATGACAAAAACAAGTCGCTCAATTGTGTCATCCCCAACACTGAAGTGCACAGCTGATGTGTGCAAGCCAATACCTTTAGGCTTGCAAGACAACCAAATTGTTAGGGTCTGACCTGGCTGTAATACTCTGTCTTCCAAGGAGAATGACTCCAGAAATTCTTGGACATATTGTGCATCTGACGTTGCAGTTGGAGGTTTCATTAACGAAATAGTAAATGAGTCCTCAGGTTTTGAATCATAAATCTTCACCGACCAGAGATCAACAGGGGCACTAGTTTTGTTTTCAATTGTGATCGAATCAATAATAGTCTCTCCTACCAATCCTGATTGAGGCTTCCCTTCGACTAATGGGAATGGAACAGAAATAGTAACTAGATCACTTTCTTCAGCAGGGTTATAGCTACAAACAGATTTACAGTTGTCCAAGTCGATAAAACCGATGTCTCCTTTGTCCCAAATTACAGAATACTCATCATCTGATTTATGACCGACTGAATCCATTAATACCTTGATGTGTATGCCAAGAAAATCTGCAAATTCTGAACAAAATCGCACATTGATGTAATTTCTCATTTTGATGAAGATAAATCATACCATAAAGCTTTTCTAAATTGCAAGAGAGAAAATGTTCAAGTAGGATGGCCATATGCTCATAGCTGAAATGTGGCGATTTGCTAGTTGAAACAGTGTTTTGAAGGCAGAGGCACTGTGTCTGTCTGAGGCATATTCCATGAGGCACAGTGACGTTAAAGGCACAGACATGGATGTAGGTCCCACGACACtgtaaaattttttgttttatttaacaGTGAAGAAAAATTGGCATGCTAAGAAACATTATAAGAAAGAATTATAGATCTAAGATGCAATATAGGCAAAGAACTGTATGATGAAGCATAAAAGGAACATAAAATTTTCTTCACCTTAGATGGAACTAAGAAAAGATAAACTaacaaaaagtaaattaaatatCGGTGAGACCTTAAAAGTTAAACAGAAAGTAAGGCTTTGGTTGTGAAAAGCTTCCCATTTCAAACTTCATCTCTGTATCCCACCAATATGCTATGTGGCACATTAACCCCCTTTCAACCACTCGGCCTCATCTCTCTCTCAACAGCAACACTCTTCCCTACTCACCTCCACGCCACACCACACCTCTTCACCCTGCTGGACTGAAGGAAACTAGTAACATTAAATTAGAATGAAATCAGATTAGTTAATTCAGCAGTTATAGAAGATGAGCATGTCTTTTGATTTTCCTTTATTGTGTATATTTCATCTGCTCCTCCCTGACAAGCCCCCTTCTCTTTGGTTTCTCATTCTGTTCCAGGTGTTTGGGGCATAAGCAGAGGTGTGCCTCACAGTTCAAGGCAATCTCATGCCTATCACCCAGAGACATCTGCACTGCTTGCCTATCCCAAACACTTCAAGGTACTTGTGACTTGCTGCACCTCAGGAATAGGCCTTTTAAAATACTAGTTGATACCAAATTCATGGcaccaaaaaatttattatcTTGGGGGAAAAAAAGCATGAAGACTTGACGAAGTGATAGATCACTGAAAAGAAGAGACATTCTGGCATTTTATTATTTGGAACCAGGTTTAACCTTTTAGAACTTAGAGATATGCTGCTTTGCAAAGACATAAAGTAGATATAGAGTTAATGATGTCTATACGCTTACAAGAGGACATAAAACGTAAGCCATGTTACTTACCTTTTCAACACTGTTTGGTTTCTGAGGAGACTTAAGTAAAAGTCCAAAAGCAAAAAAATCTGACTCCAATTTATAAGAGTACCCAATGATTTGGAGAATAACTGCACATAAAATCTGCAAAATTAAATCCTGGTAAGATTTCAAAGCCACAGTTACTCTTGGAAATCTCTTTCCAAGTAGCAACTGAAAGAAACCCTCTATGAGGTTATCAAATTCCTTCTTTGTCATGAGTCTGAGTATAAGACACATAAGTAACATGCACATTTAAAATATGGACATTGTATGTGCGATTATAACTTTTATGGAATACACGTTTATTGAACAATATCTAGAAATGCACTAGATATCCTCATATTAAATAAATCACCAAACACAACTACAATTTATCAAGCAACCAAGGGACCAACATTAATTATATAAAGTAAAATGAATGCAATCAATATGTATATTGCGTCTGTGTTGCTTATAACCATCAATTTCAAATACTTATTGTCATTAATGTAAACAAGATATTTGAAGTCAGGTACATGAGAAGGGCATAACAGATAAAACTAGAGAGAGAATAGTGAAAGTAAAAACATTTGGTAGTGTGTGTTAGCAAGGTTTAATGTGACAACTAAAGAGGGAAGAGAATGTGAGGGTGAGATAACTGAAATTACAGGTCATACCAGTCTTTTCACCAACTTTAAAACCAAAATCTAGGAATTATGACTTTGAATACCATAATGTAATCTTAATAACCCCCactttaccaaaaaaaaaaaaacttataatatacataatcAAGATGGTAAAATAGATCCATTTTCCAAGAAAGATTTGTTGCCAACAAACAGGGCATATAAGTATTACTTGATATCATCCTCACCTGTAAGAGACATGAACAGCCTCAATAAACTTCCCATGCCATTGTGTTGCTAGCAGGAAGAAGTGATGATCAATAGATGAGACATTGCGATAAATACAGTCAAATCCAAAGGTTGCGATATTTACAGTCAGATCTAAAGGAAATATAACTAGGGACCGTTGGATTCTCACAACGAGATGAAATGCCTCACTACAGGGGTTCCATTAACTGTTTGCTTTGAACCATTTCAGCCATCAAATGTATATTTTAGAAACTTTGACTTATCATTCGAGAATGGCAACTTGATCAGCTACTTAATTGACACTTGTTGTGAAGAAAATGGAGTAACAGAGATTAGAACTTAGAAGCAGGCTTTTCAATATTGAAAGATGCATGTGCATTGCCACGCTAAAGTTTTATGATGAGAAATTCAAACAGTTTGTCTGTATATAAGAAGTTCTTTCAAATGTATTTGGAGCACGAATGAAGACAAATTATGGGAAGACATAATGAGACACCGAATCTActattagaaggaagaactttAACGTAGGCACAGAATTCATACTTGTTATTCAACATACCTATCACTAGCTTAAAGCACATTTACGCTACAAACGCCTCATGGGTTATCGGAGTGTCACTAAGTATACTGCAACCTGAAGAATACACAAGCTCTAAACATAATAGTTAACAAGTATGAATTCTGTAGAACGTATAAAACAGGGCGTGGATGCAAAACTGTAATTTACTAGATAGAATCAGTTTGACCATAAGTCCAAATATTTCTTCCAATG
It contains:
- the LOC113765576 gene encoding probable RNA helicase SDE3, with the translated sequence MRNYINVRFCSEFADFLGIHIKVLMDSVGHKSDDEYSVIWDKGDIGFIDLDNCKSVCSYNPAEESDLVTISVPFPLVEGKPQSGLVGETIIDSITIENKTSAPVDLWSVKIYDSKPEDSFTISLMKPPTATSDAQYVQEFLESFSLEDRVLQPGQTLTIWLSCKPKGIGLHTSAVHFSVGDDTIERLVFVMAEDKVSQFLASSRPFNRIRKKKHSVTKVFSAEPFIGGSRPIRSPNRGFRYRLHAYPVPQHIRNLIEQQQIPDALGDGLTKENYFAYFQTLLALEEIKMEEDMRDFDMESVTMTSKGFQFLCLSVPGLAERRPSLVYGDCVFARPSSVHATNTPPYQGYIYRVEAEEVYLRFRDDFHSDHRPGNLYDVQFTYNRTRVRMLYQAIKAAETLEMELLFPSVSHQARLIQPTSLVPISCMLNPEQSSTIEMILGCRGGSPYVIHGPPGTGKTMTLIEAILQLYAKRKHTRILVCAPSNSAADYILEKLITEEAVQILKNDIFRLNATTRLIEDVDQNYKDYCCIEDAVFRCPILSRLRQYRIIVSTYTSASLLYAEGIKRGHFSHIFLDEAGQASEPETMVPLAHLYQKKAVVVLAGDPKQLGPVIYSKIAESYGLGRSYLERLFECQLYNDGNRSYITKLVRNYRSHPKILYLPSTLFYGGDLISCKENDGNFILPLLDLLPDQNFPLLFFGIQGCDEREGSNPSWFNRIEASKVVDIIIHLIDDKGLHEEDIGVITPYRQQVLKIRNALESFNKTKIKIGSVEQFQGQERQVIIVSTVRSTIKHNEFDKIHYLGFLSSPRRFNVAITRARSLLILVGNPHILCKDGHWNKLLWYCSDNDSYKGCFLPGKEEDVKEQTVPVNYDGEYSAFQPSGDVEWGEIVQPSGDVEGEQPGEVGCSGNLQPSGAVEWGHNYFNTEEIPKPVTDEAEWSDGWK